CGCCGTGAACTACCTCGCGCCGGGCCTGTTGAATGGAGGACTCGCCAGCCGGCTGCCGCAGCACCGGATCGCCGAATACAAGGGACAGGCCTCGCTCGGGCGGGTGGGAACGATGGAGGAGGTCGCCGCCTTCGCCACCTGGCTCGTGTCATCCCAGAACACCTTCATGACGGGTGCGAAGATCGCGCTCGACGGTGGGCTATGAGCGCCGCGCGCCCTTCCCTCCTCGAGGGGTACGAGCTGTTCCGCCGCCATGTGAATCCCCTCAGCATCACCCGCGCGGAGATCACCAACGAGCCCTACCGGGTGGTGGCGGTCCGCGAGGGGCGGCTCGTGGACTCCGATGGCCGCGAGGTGGAGGACTTCCTCTCGGGCTGGGGGACGCAGGCTTTCGGGCACCGCAACCCGTACGTCGGTCGGGCGATGCAGGAGTTCCTCGCCGGGGACTCACCTTCGTACTTCACGTCCGTCATCAGCCCGTACGCCGGGATGCTGGCGGCCCGGTTGTCCGAGCGCACCGGAGGGGCCCTGGACCGGGCCTTCTTCGTCAGCGGCGGCAGCGAGGCCGTGGAGTCCGCGCTCAAGCTCGCGCGCGCGGCGACCCGCCGGCCGCGCATCCTCTGTCTGGAGCGGGGCTACCACGGCTACACCATGGGCGGCGTGTCGATGATGCACCCGGGCACGTACCGGGATGCCTTCGGTCCCTACCTGCCGGCCGTGGACCGGCTGCCCTTCGGCGACCTCGCCGCCCTGGAGGCCGCGCTCGCCTCGCCGGACGTGGCCGCCCTCGTCGTCGAGCCCATCCAGATCGAAGGCGGCGTCCGCGTCCTCCCACCCGAGTATGTCCGTTTCCTCTGCGAGGAGACCCGGCGGCGCGGCGTGCTCCTGGTGGCCGATGAGATCCAGACCGGGCTGGGGCGCACCGGCCGCTTCCTCGCGAGCGATACTTGGCCCCGGCGGCCGGACGTGGTGGTGCTCGGCAAGGCACTCGGGGGCGGGCTGATGCCGGTGTCGGCCATGCTGACGCGGGCGGACGTCTTCGACCGCGCCTACGGCACCCACGCCACCGCCGAGTCCCACGCCTCCACCTTCAGCGGGAACGCCCTGGCCTGTGTCGCCTCGCTCGCCTTCCTGGACCTGCTCACCGACGAAGTGCTCCAGCGGGTGCGCGAGCGGGGGGCGGAGCTGCACCGCGCGCTCCGGGAGGCACTCGGAGGGCTGCCGCTCGTCGAGGAGATTCGCGGAGAGGGCCTGCTGGCCGGGGTGGCACTGCGGGCCGCCGACCATCCCTCGCTCACCTTCGAGTACCTGGGCATGCCCGAGTACAGCGAGCGCTCGGCGGTGGGATTGCTCGCCTGCCACCGGCTCTACAGGGCCGGCTTCCTCGTCAACGTGTGTGGCCACGACTGGAGCGTGCTGAGGTTACAGCCCCCGTTGGATACGGGAAGCGAGCGGCTCGCGGCGTTCGTGCACGCCTGCCGGGACGCGGTGGAGTACCTATGCGAGCTTCGGTAACGGAGACCGGGTGGATCGGCGGCCGTCGCTTCGATGGCTTCTTCTTCTTCGGGAGCAGTCTGCTCGCGGGGGCCGCGGGCCTCGCCGTGCTCGCGTGGCCCGTGCTGCTGTTGCCCTTGTGGGCCGCGTGGCTGCTGTTGCTCGACGGGCCCCACCTGCTGGCCACGTTCGGCCGGACTTATCTGGATACACGTGAGCGGAAGGAGCGCTCTCGGCTCCTGGTGGGCAGCCTCCTCTTCTTCGTGCCGGGGCTCGTGGCGTGGGGCCTGCTGCGGCTCACGGGCGAGCGCGCCGCGTTCGATCTCTTCCTCGGCTTCGCCACGCTCTGGTCGTTCCACCACGCGGTCCGGCAGAACTACGGCCTGCTGTCCCTCTACGAGAGCTTCGCGCGGGCCTCGCCGCTGGAACGGAGGATCGACTCCCGGTTCCTGTACGTCTCGCTGTGGGCCTCGTTCGGGCTCTTCCTCCTGGGACATCCCCAGAACCGCCTCATCCTGGGGCTCCCCGCGGAGCTGCCTTT
This is a stretch of genomic DNA from Archangium violaceum. It encodes these proteins:
- a CDS encoding aspartate aminotransferase family protein, encoding MSAARPSLLEGYELFRRHVNPLSITRAEITNEPYRVVAVREGRLVDSDGREVEDFLSGWGTQAFGHRNPYVGRAMQEFLAGDSPSYFTSVISPYAGMLAARLSERTGGALDRAFFVSGGSEAVESALKLARAATRRPRILCLERGYHGYTMGGVSMMHPGTYRDAFGPYLPAVDRLPFGDLAALEAALASPDVAALVVEPIQIEGGVRVLPPEYVRFLCEETRRRGVLLVADEIQTGLGRTGRFLASDTWPRRPDVVVLGKALGGGLMPVSAMLTRADVFDRAYGTHATAESHASTFSGNALACVASLAFLDLLTDEVLQRVRERGAELHRALREALGGLPLVEEIRGEGLLAGVALRAADHPSLTFEYLGMPEYSERSAVGLLACHRLYRAGFLVNVCGHDWSVLRLQPPLDTGSERLAAFVHACRDAVEYLCELR